One genomic region from Erythrobacter mangrovi encodes:
- the ubiB gene encoding 2-polyprenylphenol 6-hydroxylase, producing the protein MARPSTHIWRLFTWGITLARHRALVGIERDPNAPPPVRRMAKLARWVAFTGTTGERDYAGAFRDIGPAAIKLGQTLATRPDLVGEEPARNLLTLQDDLPPVGFDKIRQVIEASFEQPLETLYSEFDPNPVGAASIAQVHRAVTTDGRDVAVKVLRPGIREKFARDIETYEWAAAHVEAMGGEAKRLRPRLTIANFKRWTLRELDLRREAASASELAETMVGTAGYEIPGIDWDRTNGRVMTIDWIDGIKISKVDELKAAGHDTAEIANRLVLAFLKQAIAGGFFHADMHQGNLFVKPDGTIAAIDFGIMGRIDRRARMWLAEILYGLTTGNYRRVAEIHFEAKYVPSYHNVDEFATALRAVGEPMRGKPVSELSVGQMLDGLFAITRDFDMQTQPHLLLLQKTMVMVEGIATQLNPKINMWDVSAPYVRSWIRDELGPEAAIADRIRQDTETLLRLPDLIRRIEERYPAKGGAPEPPPLPDIELMWENRRSGGRGWLGYAMAAGLGGLAVWAAIAQGLIG; encoded by the coding sequence GTGGCAAGGCCCTCGACGCATATTTGGCGCCTCTTCACATGGGGCATAACGCTGGCGCGCCACCGTGCGCTGGTGGGGATCGAACGCGACCCCAACGCACCCCCGCCGGTCAGGCGCATGGCCAAGCTGGCTCGCTGGGTCGCTTTCACGGGCACCACGGGCGAGCGCGACTATGCCGGGGCGTTCCGCGATATCGGCCCCGCCGCGATCAAGCTGGGCCAGACGCTGGCCACCCGCCCCGACCTGGTGGGTGAAGAACCGGCGCGCAACCTGCTGACGCTGCAGGACGATTTGCCGCCGGTCGGCTTCGACAAGATCAGGCAGGTGATCGAGGCCAGTTTCGAACAGCCGCTCGAGACGCTCTATTCGGAATTCGATCCCAACCCGGTCGGCGCGGCTTCAATCGCGCAGGTCCACCGGGCGGTGACGACCGATGGGCGGGACGTCGCGGTCAAGGTGTTGCGTCCCGGCATTCGCGAGAAATTCGCCCGCGATATCGAGACCTATGAATGGGCCGCCGCGCATGTCGAGGCGATGGGCGGCGAGGCCAAGCGCCTGCGCCCGCGCCTGACCATCGCCAACTTCAAGCGCTGGACGCTGCGCGAGCTCGACTTGCGGCGCGAAGCGGCCTCGGCCTCGGAACTGGCCGAAACCATGGTCGGGACGGCGGGCTACGAGATCCCGGGGATCGACTGGGACCGGACCAATGGCCGGGTGATGACCATCGACTGGATCGACGGGATCAAGATCAGCAAGGTCGACGAGCTGAAGGCGGCCGGCCACGACACCGCCGAGATCGCCAACCGCTTGGTGCTGGCCTTTCTCAAGCAGGCTATCGCCGGCGGGTTCTTCCACGCCGACATGCACCAGGGGAACCTGTTCGTGAAGCCGGACGGAACCATCGCCGCGATCGATTTCGGCATCATGGGCCGGATCGACCGGCGCGCGCGCATGTGGCTGGCGGAAATCCTCTACGGGCTCACCACGGGCAATTACCGCCGCGTCGCCGAGATTCATTTCGAAGCGAAATACGTGCCGAGCTATCACAACGTCGATGAGTTCGCGACCGCGCTGCGCGCCGTGGGCGAGCCGATGCGCGGCAAGCCGGTAAGCGAGCTGTCGGTCGGCCAGATGCTCGATGGGCTGTTCGCGATCACCCGCGATTTCGACATGCAGACCCAGCCGCACCTGCTGTTGCTGCAGAAGACCATGGTCATGGTCGAAGGGATCGCCACGCAGCTCAATCCCAAGATCAACATGTGGGACGTCAGCGCCCCCTATGTGCGCAGCTGGATTCGCGACGAACTGGGTCCCGAAGCCGCCATCGCCGATCGGATTCGCCAAGACACCGAAACGCTGTTGCGCCTGCCCGACCTGATCCGGCGGATCGAAGAACGCTACCCCGCAAAGGGTGGCGCGCCCGAGCCCCCGCCGCTGCCCGACATCGAATTGATGTGGGAAAATCGCCGCAGCGGGGGACGCGGCTGGCTGGGCTATGCCATGGCTGCAGGCCTTGGAGGGCTCGCGGTTTGGGCAGCGATAGCGCAAGGACTGATCGGCTGA
- the mltA gene encoding murein transglycosylase A: MRGWLVLAAMVLLAGCVRVVPQASPPRSIGTPPVATTVASAAFAGVTRGPDVNSLGIAPGDAGTALSSFIESCPKLLTRKDGSGLTVAEDWRPACEAAQGWPIGDAQRFFTTYFEAARVGDGAAFATGYFEPEIRGSRTRAPGYDVPVYRLPDDLVRAWPADMPESERTGRPPLGRYDASGNFVPYFERAEIEDGALEGRGLEIAWAADPIEFFFLQIQGSGLLRLPDGSLMRIGYAGQNGREYVGIGSVMRERGLLGEGPGKYPGSMQGIIQYIHDYPEGGRELMRLNKSWIFFRELTTDGPLGALEVPVRREASVAVDPNFVPLGAPVFLDLDRNEADGLWIAQDTGGAIKGLNRFDTFWGNGADARTIAGGMSGRGSALVLLPRGTLARLQSQ; the protein is encoded by the coding sequence ATGCGCGGCTGGCTGGTCCTTGCGGCGATGGTGCTGCTTGCCGGTTGCGTGCGCGTCGTTCCCCAGGCTTCTCCTCCCCGTTCGATCGGCACGCCCCCGGTTGCGACCACCGTCGCGTCGGCTGCCTTCGCCGGGGTGACCCGCGGGCCGGACGTGAACTCGCTTGGCATTGCACCCGGCGATGCCGGGACGGCGCTGTCCTCCTTCATCGAATCCTGTCCCAAGCTGCTTACCCGCAAGGACGGCAGCGGCCTTACCGTTGCGGAGGACTGGCGCCCGGCTTGCGAAGCGGCGCAGGGCTGGCCGATCGGCGATGCGCAACGTTTCTTCACCACCTATTTCGAGGCGGCCCGCGTCGGCGATGGCGCGGCCTTCGCAACCGGCTATTTCGAGCCCGAGATTCGCGGCAGCCGCACCAGGGCGCCGGGATACGACGTGCCCGTCTACCGCCTGCCCGACGACCTGGTGCGCGCCTGGCCGGCCGATATGCCCGAGAGCGAGCGGACCGGTCGCCCGCCGCTGGGGCGCTATGATGCGTCCGGCAATTTCGTCCCCTATTTCGAGAGGGCTGAGATCGAGGACGGGGCGCTCGAAGGCCGGGGCCTCGAGATCGCCTGGGCGGCCGACCCGATCGAATTCTTCTTCCTCCAGATCCAGGGTTCGGGCCTGCTGCGCCTGCCCGACGGTTCGCTGATGCGGATTGGCTATGCCGGGCAGAACGGTCGCGAATATGTCGGCATCGGCTCGGTCATGCGCGAACGCGGCCTGCTCGGCGAAGGGCCGGGCAAGTATCCCGGCTCGATGCAGGGGATCATCCAGTACATCCACGACTACCCCGAAGGGGGGCGCGAGCTGATGCGGCTCAACAAGAGTTGGATCTTCTTCCGCGAACTGACCACCGACGGGCCGCTGGGTGCGCTCGAAGTGCCGGTGCGGCGCGAAGCATCGGTGGCGGTCGATCCCAATTTCGTGCCGCTCGGTGCCCCGGTGTTCCTCGACCTCGACCGCAACGAGGCTGACGGATTGTGGATCGCGCAGGATACCGGCGGCGCGATCAAGGGGCTCAACCGCTTCGATACCTTCTGGGGCAATGGCGCCGACGCGCGGACCATCGCCGGAGGGATGAGCGGGCGCGGCTCTGCGCTGGTCCTGCTGCCACGCGGGACCCTTGCCCGCCTCCAGTCGCAGTGA
- the trpS gene encoding tryptophan--tRNA ligase produces MRVVSGIQPTGNLHLGNYLGAIRNWVRMQDEMAEGSQCLFFLADLHAISQPHNPAELRKGTLEMAAALVACGIDPQRSVLFNQAQVPAHAELQWLLSGTARMGWLNRMTQWKDKAGKNREGQSVALFSYPVLQAADVLLYQATHVPVGEDQKQHLELARDIAQKFNNDFASEDAPVFTLPEPIVPPQAARIMSLRDGTAKMSKSDPSDMSRINLVDDADEVMKKVKKAKTDPEPLPSEEAGLEGRPEALNLVTIYAALTDGTVEGVLRDFGGEGFGKFKPALGELLVETLRPISARFTELLTDHEALDAILARGASHAREIGRPTLDAAYEALGLVRG; encoded by the coding sequence ATGCGCGTCGTTTCCGGCATCCAGCCCACCGGCAATCTCCACCTCGGTAACTACCTTGGGGCGATCCGCAATTGGGTGCGGATGCAGGACGAGATGGCCGAAGGCAGCCAGTGCCTGTTCTTCCTGGCCGACCTCCACGCGATCAGCCAGCCGCACAACCCGGCCGAGCTGCGCAAGGGTACGCTCGAAATGGCCGCGGCGCTGGTCGCCTGCGGTATCGATCCGCAGCGTTCGGTGCTGTTCAACCAGGCGCAGGTTCCCGCGCATGCCGAGCTGCAATGGCTGCTGAGCGGCACCGCCCGGATGGGCTGGCTCAACCGCATGACGCAGTGGAAGGACAAGGCGGGCAAGAACCGTGAAGGCCAGTCGGTCGCGCTGTTCAGCTATCCGGTGCTGCAGGCCGCCGACGTGCTGCTCTACCAGGCGACCCACGTGCCCGTGGGCGAGGACCAGAAGCAGCACCTCGAGCTGGCTCGCGACATCGCGCAGAAGTTCAACAACGACTTCGCATCGGAGGATGCACCGGTCTTCACCCTGCCCGAGCCGATCGTGCCGCCGCAGGCCGCGCGGATCATGAGCCTGCGCGACGGGACTGCCAAGATGAGCAAGTCGGACCCGTCCGACATGAGCCGCATCAACCTGGTCGACGATGCCGATGAGGTGATGAAGAAGGTCAAGAAGGCCAAGACCGATCCCGAACCGCTACCGAGCGAGGAAGCGGGACTGGAAGGTCGGCCCGAAGCGCTCAATTTGGTGACGATCTACGCTGCGCTGACCGACGGAACGGTAGAAGGCGTGTTGCGCGATTTCGGCGGCGAGGGTTTCGGCAAGTTCAAGCCCGCGCTGGGCGAACTGCTGGTCGAGACGCTGCGTCCGATTTCGGCGCGCTTCACCGAACTGCTCACCGACCACGAAGCGCTCGACGCGATCCTCGCGCGCGGAGCAAGCCATGCCCGCGAGATCGGCCGCCCGACGCTCGACGCGGCCTATGAGGCCCTGGGGTTGGTACGCGGCTGA
- the murJ gene encoding murein biosynthesis integral membrane protein MurJ: MSLLKNVGTIGGLTMVSRLFGFIRDMMLARVLGAGGVADAWQLAFQLPNIFRRLFAEGAFASAFVPLFNRRMAGTEEITEARKFAEEVLAFLIPVLIVFGGLALIAMPWIAGLFANEGIEADPELRDLAVLMARVAFPYLAFMSLATLFAAILNSLGRFAAAAAAPILLNLCMITALVIGISLGEGMEARRMTGFYLSIAVTVSGLLQLLWLWWFARRAGFRMSLKRPRITYGVKELGILILPAVFGAGVYQISRFIDLFFLSTLPDGAYSFLAYADRLNQLPLGIIGIALGTAILPALSRHIANEDTDSAQRLQSNAIELAMLLTVPAAIALFVTGSAFTSAFYTGGAFTIEDAMATGAVVSALVVGLPAYVLVKVLVPNFFARKDTRTPVFTAATSLLLNIALNFLLVPRFGVVGLALAGSAAAWTNAGLLYVILARKGHFRMTARVVSRIARIMLAAILMGAALWFAMPYGADWYTGGVLERVGAIIALVAVGAITYFALAAMLGVVNGETLARLTKRQA, translated from the coding sequence ATGAGCCTGCTCAAGAATGTCGGCACGATCGGCGGACTGACCATGGTCAGTCGCCTGTTCGGCTTCATCCGCGACATGATGCTCGCCCGCGTCCTTGGCGCGGGCGGTGTCGCCGACGCGTGGCAGCTCGCCTTCCAGCTGCCCAATATCTTCCGGCGCCTGTTTGCCGAAGGGGCCTTCGCCAGCGCCTTCGTGCCGCTGTTCAATCGACGCATGGCTGGCACGGAAGAGATTACCGAGGCGCGCAAGTTCGCCGAGGAAGTGCTCGCCTTCCTGATCCCGGTCCTGATCGTCTTCGGCGGCCTGGCGTTGATTGCCATGCCGTGGATCGCGGGTCTCTTCGCCAATGAAGGCATCGAGGCCGATCCGGAGTTGAGGGATCTCGCCGTGCTCATGGCGCGGGTGGCCTTCCCGTACCTGGCCTTCATGAGCCTGGCGACGCTGTTCGCCGCCATCCTCAATTCGCTTGGGCGCTTTGCCGCCGCCGCCGCCGCACCGATCCTGCTTAATCTCTGCATGATCACCGCACTGGTGATCGGGATAAGCCTCGGCGAGGGGATGGAAGCGCGCCGCATGACCGGCTTCTACCTTTCGATCGCCGTCACGGTTTCCGGCTTGCTGCAATTGCTGTGGCTGTGGTGGTTCGCCCGCCGCGCGGGCTTCCGGATGAGCTTGAAGCGGCCGCGCATCACCTATGGCGTGAAGGAACTCGGCATACTGATCCTGCCGGCAGTGTTCGGCGCGGGCGTTTACCAGATCAGCCGCTTCATCGACCTGTTCTTCCTCTCCACGCTACCCGACGGTGCCTACAGCTTCCTTGCCTATGCGGACCGCCTCAATCAGTTGCCGCTCGGCATCATCGGCATCGCGCTGGGCACCGCGATCCTGCCCGCGCTGTCGCGCCATATCGCCAATGAGGATACGGACAGCGCGCAGCGCCTGCAGTCGAACGCGATCGAACTGGCCATGCTGCTGACCGTCCCGGCGGCCATAGCATTGTTCGTAACCGGCAGCGCCTTCACCAGCGCTTTCTACACCGGTGGCGCCTTCACGATCGAGGATGCCATGGCCACGGGCGCGGTGGTCAGTGCATTAGTGGTCGGACTGCCCGCCTATGTGCTGGTCAAGGTGCTGGTGCCCAATTTCTTCGCCCGCAAGGATACGCGAACGCCGGTCTTCACCGCGGCGACTTCCTTGCTGCTCAATATCGCGCTGAACTTCCTCCTCGTGCCGCGCTTCGGCGTGGTGGGTCTGGCGCTGGCAGGCTCGGCGGCGGCCTGGACCAATGCCGGGCTGCTCTACGTCATCCTGGCTCGCAAGGGTCATTTCCGCATGACCGCACGCGTGGTGAGCCGCATCGCGCGGATCATGCTCGCTGCCATCCTGATGGGCGCCGCGCTGTGGTTCGCCATGCCCTATGGCGCCGATTGGTACACCGGCGGCGTCCTCGAACGGGTTGGCGCGATCATCGCGTTGGTGGCGGTCGGTGCCATTACCTACTTCGCGCTCGCAGCCATGCTGGGCGTGGTGAACGGGGAGACCCTGGCCCGGCTGACCAAGCGGCAGGCTTGA
- the dut gene encoding dUTP diphosphatase produces the protein MTDRVGVRLKRLPHGHGLELPAYATPGAAGMDVVAAEAITIAPGERHAVATGFAVAIPEGYEIQVRPRSGLALKHGITVPNTPGTIDSDYRGELKVIMINHSTEDFTIARGDRIAQLVLAPVTQAVWNEVEELDATERGDGGFGSTGGHRKL, from the coding sequence ATGACTGATCGTGTCGGGGTGCGGCTAAAGCGCCTGCCCCACGGTCACGGTCTGGAATTGCCCGCCTATGCCACGCCGGGGGCGGCGGGCATGGATGTGGTTGCGGCGGAAGCGATCACCATTGCACCGGGCGAGCGCCACGCGGTCGCGACCGGGTTCGCGGTGGCGATCCCCGAAGGCTATGAAATCCAGGTGCGCCCCCGCTCGGGTCTCGCGCTCAAGCATGGCATCACCGTGCCCAATACGCCTGGCACGATCGACAGTGATTATCGCGGCGAGCTCAAGGTCATCATGATCAACCACAGCACTGAGGATTTTACGATCGCGCGCGGCGACCGGATCGCCCAGCTGGTGCTGGCCCCGGTAACGCAGGCAGTGTGGAACGAGGTCGAGGAACTCGATGCGACCGAACGCGGCGACGGCGGTTTCGGTTCAACGGGCGGGCACAGAAAACTCTAG
- a CDS encoding Smr/MutS family protein, whose translation MSAPRGLTAEESAAWEKLAATVQPLHPRKPVPPIAAVVPVEKSKPKAKTPPPATPKQKALPVPLQPKPQGLDSHWDRRLKAGTLQPELTLDLHGHNLDAAYGRLMSGIAQARAMGVRTVLLVTGKSRPVEAADRAERRGAIRAKVLDWLAASSHHSAIAAVRRAHQRHGGDGALYIVLRRER comes from the coding sequence GTGAGCGCGCCGCGTGGCCTGACCGCGGAGGAAAGCGCCGCCTGGGAGAAGCTCGCCGCTACCGTGCAGCCCCTGCATCCGCGCAAGCCGGTGCCGCCGATCGCGGCCGTTGTCCCGGTCGAGAAGTCCAAGCCCAAGGCCAAGACTCCTCCACCCGCCACACCCAAGCAGAAGGCCCTGCCCGTGCCGCTGCAACCCAAGCCGCAGGGGCTCGATTCGCATTGGGACCGGCGGCTCAAGGCGGGCACGCTGCAGCCCGAACTCACGCTCGACCTGCACGGACACAACCTCGATGCGGCCTATGGCCGGCTGATGAGCGGAATCGCGCAGGCCCGCGCGATGGGCGTGCGCACGGTCCTGCTGGTAACCGGCAAGTCGCGCCCAGTGGAGGCGGCGGACCGGGCCGAGCGGCGCGGGGCGATCCGTGCCAAGGTGCTCGACTGGCTGGCCGCATCGAGCCATCACTCCGCGATCGCTGCGGTCCGCCGCGCGCACCAGCGCCACGGCGGCGACGGGGCGCTCTACATCGTGCTCAGGCGCGAGCGGTGA
- the secB gene encoding protein-export chaperone SecB, whose translation MADEGDVLTNLNLDPAAGANGADNQPAVGVITQYVKDLSVENPNAPACFQWAGQPQLDVQFNIGADAVSDETHEVTLKITANAKVDQGQLYLVELTYCGLIGIRNLPDEHAHAFLFAEAPRLLFPFARRVIGDATRDAGFPPLMLDPIDFGSLYQQQLAARAAEQGTVTTAPGGQA comes from the coding sequence ATGGCCGATGAAGGCGACGTTCTGACCAACCTCAATCTCGATCCCGCAGCCGGTGCCAATGGCGCCGATAACCAGCCTGCGGTCGGTGTCATCACGCAGTACGTGAAGGACCTGTCGGTCGAGAACCCCAATGCCCCCGCCTGTTTCCAGTGGGCCGGGCAGCCGCAGCTCGATGTGCAGTTCAACATCGGTGCCGACGCCGTCAGCGACGAGACGCATGAAGTAACGCTCAAGATCACCGCCAACGCCAAGGTGGATCAGGGCCAACTCTACCTCGTCGAGCTTACCTATTGCGGCCTGATCGGCATCCGCAACCTACCCGATGAGCACGCGCACGCCTTCCTCTTCGCCGAGGCGCCGCGCCTGCTGTTCCCCTTCGCCCGCCGCGTGATCGGCGATGCGACCCGCGATGCCGGTTTTCCGCCGCTGATGCTCGACCCGATCGATTTCGGTTCGCTGTATCAGCAGCAGCTCGCCGCACGCGCGGCGGAGCAAGGTACGGTCACCACAGCCCCGGGCGGCCAGGCCTGA
- a CDS encoding bifunctional phosphopantothenoylcysteine decarboxylase/phosphopantothenate synthase, which translates to MHSPIRVEARAQHEIREDRGVSGPRILLVIGGGIAAYKSCELVRLIRKAGGSVTCVLTEGGQQFVTPMALAALSENKVYTSLFDLKDEVEMGHIQLSREADLVVVCPATADLLAKMAAGIADDLATTLILATDKPVLTVPAMNVKMWEHSATQRNADWLRQAGVRVMDPDEGPMACGEFGPGRLPEPAAILARIAKELKLDLDLPELPAPTPAQLAAPKDSLDDLAAEALEPEDAEEADEHESKSGLGLGGLLSAIIPRSTSRRSHEEIEAELASLEELDPVEFEEPIAEPEFDPATAGPLLAKKGKAASAPPTDPDAINHEVSKLDARARPQPMQDQVQHGSVVLEESPLAGQAVFDPDPAYRPLEGKHVLITAGPTREPIDPVRYIANRSSGKQGFAIAAMAAAAGARVTLVTGPVHLPTPAGVDRVDVETADDMAEEVRRALPADVAFMVAAVADWKSRHVAAEKMKKRGSAPPALILAENPDILANTAAGKKRPALLVGFAAETENVVENAKSKRKRKGADWIIANNVAFTEGESVMGGDLNQVHVVTSSGVKSLPEMPKEDVARELVKMAAEALTGAEDDAHD; encoded by the coding sequence ATGCATTCGCCGATCCGCGTGGAAGCCCGCGCGCAGCACGAAATCCGCGAGGATAGGGGCGTGAGTGGCCCTCGTATCCTGCTGGTCATCGGCGGCGGCATTGCCGCCTACAAGTCGTGCGAGCTCGTTCGCCTGATCCGCAAAGCTGGCGGTTCGGTAACCTGCGTTCTGACCGAGGGCGGGCAGCAGTTCGTTACCCCGATGGCGCTTGCCGCGCTGTCGGAGAACAAGGTCTATACCTCGCTGTTCGATCTCAAGGACGAGGTCGAGATGGGGCATATCCAGCTCAGCCGCGAAGCCGATCTGGTCGTGGTCTGCCCGGCCACGGCGGACCTGCTCGCCAAGATGGCGGCGGGCATCGCCGACGATCTTGCCACGACATTGATCCTCGCCACCGACAAGCCGGTGCTGACCGTACCGGCGATGAACGTGAAGATGTGGGAGCATTCGGCGACCCAGCGCAATGCCGACTGGCTGCGCCAGGCGGGCGTCAGGGTGATGGATCCGGACGAAGGTCCGATGGCCTGCGGCGAGTTCGGTCCCGGGCGCTTGCCCGAACCCGCCGCGATCCTCGCTCGCATCGCCAAGGAGCTCAAGCTCGACCTCGATTTGCCCGAACTCCCCGCACCGACACCCGCACAGCTCGCCGCGCCGAAGGATTCGCTGGACGATCTGGCGGCTGAAGCGCTCGAGCCCGAGGATGCCGAGGAAGCGGATGAGCACGAAAGCAAGAGCGGGCTCGGTCTTGGCGGCCTGCTGAGCGCCATCATTCCACGCAGCACCAGCCGTCGCAGCCACGAGGAGATCGAGGCAGAACTGGCGTCGCTCGAAGAACTGGATCCCGTCGAGTTCGAGGAACCGATTGCGGAACCTGAATTTGATCCGGCTACAGCAGGTCCGCTGTTGGCGAAGAAGGGCAAGGCTGCCTCCGCACCGCCGACCGATCCCGACGCGATCAATCACGAAGTCTCGAAACTCGACGCGCGCGCGCGGCCGCAACCGATGCAGGATCAGGTCCAGCATGGGTCGGTTGTGCTCGAGGAATCGCCCTTGGCCGGACAGGCCGTGTTCGATCCCGATCCGGCATATCGCCCGCTTGAAGGCAAGCACGTGTTGATCACGGCCGGGCCGACCCGCGAGCCGATCGATCCGGTGCGCTACATCGCCAATCGTTCGAGCGGCAAGCAGGGCTTTGCCATCGCCGCGATGGCCGCGGCTGCAGGGGCCCGGGTAACGCTGGTCACGGGGCCGGTGCACTTGCCCACGCCCGCAGGCGTCGACCGGGTCGACGTGGAAACCGCGGACGACATGGCGGAAGAAGTGCGCCGCGCGCTTCCGGCCGACGTCGCCTTCATGGTGGCAGCCGTCGCCGACTGGAAGAGCCGCCATGTAGCGGCCGAGAAGATGAAGAAGCGCGGATCGGCCCCGCCGGCGCTGATCCTTGCGGAAAACCCCGACATCCTGGCCAATACTGCTGCGGGCAAGAAGCGCCCCGCGCTGCTCGTCGGCTTTGCGGCCGAGACCGAGAATGTGGTCGAAAACGCCAAGTCCAAGCGCAAGCGCAAGGGTGCCGACTGGATCATCGCCAACAATGTCGCCTTCACCGAAGGTGAGAGCGTGATGGGCGGCGACCTCAACCAGGTCCATGTGGTGACGTCGAGCGGGGTCAAGAGCCTGCCCGAAATGCCCAAGGAAGATGTCGCGCGCGAGCTGGTCAAGATGGCCGCCGAAGCGCTGACCGGCGCGGAGGACGATGCGCATGACTGA
- a CDS encoding DUF4136 domain-containing protein produces MTERKGWGQKLKLATVPLILASLAACATPFKADVSRYQSQLPAPGAGESYYVVADDPALAGGLEFAQYADLVEAQMNRLGYPEAASPEAASLLVRFDYDIDKGREKVRSTGFADPFYSPWYGFSRPYYRSYYRPRYFGRTWGYGFYDPWFDNGYESYTVYTSGIEMKIDRAATGERLFEGKAQAVSTSNRLQYLVPNLVEAMFTDFPGNSGETLRISIAPEKKTVRKLD; encoded by the coding sequence ATGACCGAGCGCAAAGGTTGGGGGCAGAAACTCAAGCTTGCCACCGTGCCGCTGATCCTGGCCAGCCTCGCGGCCTGCGCGACGCCGTTCAAGGCCGATGTCTCGCGCTACCAGTCACAGCTGCCTGCGCCAGGCGCCGGTGAAAGCTATTATGTCGTGGCGGACGACCCGGCACTCGCTGGCGGACTCGAGTTCGCGCAATACGCCGATCTCGTCGAGGCCCAGATGAACCGCCTCGGCTATCCCGAGGCCGCATCGCCCGAAGCCGCCAGCCTGCTGGTGCGGTTCGACTATGATATCGACAAGGGCCGCGAGAAGGTCCGCTCGACCGGCTTCGCCGATCCCTTCTATTCGCCCTGGTATGGGTTCAGCCGGCCCTACTATCGCTCCTATTATCGGCCGCGCTACTTTGGGCGTACCTGGGGCTACGGCTTCTACGACCCGTGGTTCGACAACGGCTATGAGAGCTACACCGTTTACACCAGCGGGATCGAGATGAAGATCGACCGCGCTGCGACCGGCGAGCGACTGTTCGAAGGCAAAGCGCAGGCCGTATCGACTTCAAACCGGCTGCAGTACCTCGTGCCGAATTTGGTCGAGGCGATGTTCACCGACTTCCCGGGCAATTCAGGCGAAACGCTGCGCATCTCGATCGCGCCGGAAAAGAAGACCGTCCGCAAGCTCGACTGA
- a CDS encoding Tim44/TimA family putative adaptor protein: protein MITEIVILAMIAAFLGLRLYSVLGRRSEHEEEAIAHRFDRGDAVQPPMAEPTPLRQPVTLRSTDNRVPANEAGIRAIAAADPRFDLLAFLEGAKGAYGLILDSFWKGDKATLRELTDDDVYAGFTGAIDAREAAGETLDNRLIRIEDATVRSAELDGRIARIAVLFVADIAAVTRDKDGNVVAGSLDDAIESRDVWTFSRNIDARSPDWVLDETDQG from the coding sequence GTGATTACCGAAATCGTCATCCTCGCCATGATCGCCGCCTTCCTCGGGCTGCGCCTCTATTCGGTGCTTGGTCGCCGGTCGGAGCATGAGGAGGAGGCGATTGCGCATCGCTTCGATCGCGGCGACGCGGTCCAGCCGCCCATGGCGGAGCCGACCCCGCTGCGCCAGCCGGTGACGCTGCGCTCCACCGACAATCGCGTGCCCGCGAACGAAGCCGGGATCCGCGCCATCGCCGCGGCCGATCCGCGTTTCGACCTGCTCGCCTTCCTCGAAGGCGCCAAGGGCGCCTATGGCCTGATTCTCGACTCCTTCTGGAAGGGTGACAAGGCCACGCTGCGCGAATTGACCGACGACGATGTCTATGCCGGTTTCACCGGCGCGATCGACGCGCGCGAGGCAGCGGGCGAAACGCTCGACAACCGCCTGATCCGAATCGAGGACGCCACTGTGCGTTCGGCCGAACTCGATGGCCGGATCGCGCGCATCGCGGTGCTGTTCGTCGCCGACATCGCCGCCGTCACCCGTGACAAGGACGGCAATGTCGTGGCCGGTTCGCTCGACGATGCGATCGAAAGCCGCGACGTGTGGACTTTCTCGCGCAATATCGATGCCCGCTCGCCCGACTGGGTGCTCGACGAGACCGACCAGGGCTGA